The genomic stretch CCGCCGCCAGCGCCGTCACCGCCGTCAGGGCGGCGGGGCGGGCCGGCGGGGCGGACTGCGAAGGTATGGTGCGCGGGCTCATGGAGGCGGCTACTTCTTGTCCTTGTAGACCTTTTCCGGATCGAAGAGCTTCTCACCGATGATGTCCCATCCACCCTGGTCGTTGAGGCGGCGGAAGAAGCACGAGAGGTACCCTTCGTGGCAGGCGGCCCCGGTCTGCGTGACCTCGATCACCAGCGTGTCCAGGTCGCAGTCGGTGTAAACCGCGTGTACCTGCTGCGTGTGACCGGAGCTTTCGCCCTTCATCCAGTACTTCTGGCGGCTGCGAGACCAGAAATGCGTCTTGCCGGTCCGAATGGTATCCAGCAGCGATGCGTTGTTCATGTACGCCACCATCAGGACGGTCTTGGTCTGGGCGTCGACGATGACGG from Planctomycetaceae bacterium encodes the following:
- the hisI gene encoding phosphoribosyl-AMP cyclohydrolase encodes the protein MTELEKTVNALKYDASGLIPAVIVDAQTKTVLMVAYMNNASLLDTIRTGKTHFWSRSRQKYWMKGESSGHTQQVHAVYTDCDLDTLVIEVTQTGAACHEGYLSCFFRRLNDQGGWDIIGEKLFDPEKVYKDKK